The DNA sequence gtCTATCCTATAATACAAGTATTAATTACAGGTATGAATTAACTGCTTAAGAAGTATTATTTTATAGTAAAAAAAAGAACTTACTCTACGTTGCGTCCAGTGGACGTTGGATAATGCATCGATAAACGTAAACGATGATCGGGGCTTATAATGTACAAAGCACGAACAGTTAGAGCTTTATCCGGATCATCTTTGCTGTCTTCGTCGATCATATCCAACTTCACTGCCAGTTTACGATCATGATCGGCAAGAATTGGGTATGGGAATTCCCCAGGAATGTCGTGGCAATATGATTTAATATCCTACAATAaacaaaattatagaaaatagaaatatatattcgCATAAAATGGCATAAATCGATTACAAATATACAATCGTTAGATTGCGCACCATTATTAACACCTACAATGAGAACTGATACAAAGCGCTAGTTGGCTCATTAAAGCAAAGTAAAATTAATACGAACTTTATAAGGTAATAAATTCAATTTCTTAGCAGATTGACAATCTTTTAtcgaaatgaaataattatgtAAAGTAGAGTGTTAACATGTAATGATAATACTAATAGTTTGTAATTATTCTTTCTGTATCTCGTATTTCAATTAGAACTTTTTAATGGTACTTCAACATCAAgtttataacattttattcttatttttaccTACGAATATATATTGACAAAGTTTGCATGAAAACTGTTCGAATACCCCGTTATAAGTATTGCAAACGATATTATAATCATTGTTTACAAGAAGATCACCTAATTCATTCTATGCACATACATGCATCATTTATAATGTGCATATGTAATCTTTGAGAATGACGCTGCAGCATACAGAATATTCTTCAATTGTAATTGTAATAAAAGAGCGCGACATCTATCGTCTCGGCAAATATTGAAGAATATTTTTGATACTAACATTAACCCAATCAATATGATCCTGTAGTTTGTCAACGGAATGAGCCAACAGTTTCGTGTTTCGACGTTCAAAACTGGGTTGATGCACTGCTAAACGACCCAATTCGGTGGTGCAAACCGGCGTAAAGTCAGCAGGATGAGAAAATAGAACGACCCATCTATAATTAGGAGtagaaaaaaataagaaagaagattctataaatattcacaatctgtaattctatatatcaaTTACATTCCTCTCTTATTTTGTAACATCATTGAAATTCGTTTTTTACGGTGTATATTACCATACCGGCGATAAACGCATATTACACTTAATAcgataataattttatcgtTCAATCTCTAGATTCAAAAATTTCTATGTTTGTCATACTTAAAAATGTAGTCTGATAAGCTACATATAAACATTACGTAATGATTTAAGATAAAATGTACTCTGAAAATAGTGTTTTAATTTCACCGTTTCTTTCTCTCTAATTTCGTGtttattaatcttaattattcaTAGACAATATTAGATTACTCGTATTCAATATCACACAATCAAAGCACAGAATTGAACACGATAATGAATCATATGTCATTGTTACATTTTTAAAATGTAATGCGCTCAGTTTTGTGACAGTGGAACAATATTACCCACAAAACAGTAATGGCTATTAAAACGATAATTACGAACGCGTATTACTTACAAATTACCGTTTTTCTTGTTATTAAATAGTAAATCTTATAAATTAAGATTTATGAAAGATAATGTACTTGAGAATTATCGGTATTTAATTGCGAATTAATCAATGTATCATCATAAATATTTAATGTGTCTATACACACGTAAAGAGAACAGAGGTAGAGGCAGCTTTTCCATTGTAAATAGCGTGAAATTATGAAAACAACATTTCTAAAATAAGTAACAAACTTCAGCTAAagcataaaattaaaaaaaaaatacattcaTTGTTAATATTGTTCGTACTATTCTATCAAACTTCGTGGAATATTAACGTACACGAAATCAATATCAAATTAGATTTGTGTGTAACCTTCCTCATCATTTCACTATTtgtattgttttctttttttcttaatacttaGCTTAAACTGATTAATGTTTAGGATACAAATATGTATAACATCGTGCCGGATATGTGTAATAGTAACAACAGTAGCAATCTATTATATAGTTTCCGCTACCTAATCAACTATACAAAATCTTTCATCAAATTTCTGAGGAATTTTATACTAAATCAAAagacgaataaataaatataattcaacTTACGAATCTCCCTGccaatcgtaaaaattaattttccccTTAGTAGAGTCAATCTCAAAATTGGGAAATATCGAATTAAGCCTCATGATTAATCTCTTAAAACTTTGTATATAACAGATATCACTTTAGACAACGATTTCTGAAGAGCTGTCGTTACGATTTACTAGTGTCAGTACTTATGTGTTATTGCTATACGCACATACAATGTACGAATTAAGCGCTAGCACCGCTATTTAAGCATAACAGCTCTTCTCCCCTCTTTTGCCACAATCGGTATAACTGACGTGTTATCTACGCGTTATCCACGTTAATATATAGCAATTAGTAAACATGTTTCTTCTAAGGATATGCCAACTTCTCCTTACTGGCAATAATGCGTGGGTGGAAAATCAAAGAATTTCGTTTACAATTAACTTACACACTCTTATTGTTACATACAAAGGAAGCTGTTCTAGCATAAAATCTTGCTgcttatattttttcatttcgcTAATTGCTTAGGAAGATCTGTGAAAAAAGAGCCAGGAGTCATGGTCTAAACAACCGTAACGTTAATTGTtaaatatgaaaaaagaatttgaCTTCTACTTTTCGTATCCTTGAATAACGTATCCTTAAATAACGTTGCTTCATAGTGCTTCATACAAGATTAGATCGTCGAATCTATTCTTAAACTAGAATCTAAGAACGATGTAAAAACTTTCTCAACAAAAAGATCTACAGGTTTATTTGTATGTGTTTCCGACATAGGAGAGTATAGTTGAATTACTATGAAAACTTTATTTAGGTATTTCGTAAATATGGAAAGAACGAAATCCTATAAGAGCCAATTGTGATTGTCAATTATGAATTTAGCTAATACATATTAAAGAGTTAAAAATAAAACTTCCGATGAATAAAAATTGTAGATTTAGACAGAGCTCCTAAATTGATCAAGGATTTAAGATAGAAGATCTTTTTACCTTTATCATACAGATGTGGATAGCGAGTATGCCTGGAAATAGCAAACTATTTGCTAATGTacgtttatatagtatataattatCATATATGAGTAGGTTTGTATCTTATTGCGTTCTTACGCGAGCAATGAAGATCCGTGTCATGCAAGCCGTTTAGCGAGTATATCGTGAGCTATGAATCTAATGTTATTGGATCTATGCgttcgtatttttattttatttaaatttcactgGCATATAAGTTTTCTATAGATACAGATTTAGAAgaaagattttaataaatatatgtaataactacaaatctaataaatatatataaaaatcgtTCATCATAATATTTCATAGGAGATTACGGAAATTAAATGATCTTAAGATTATAAAgattattatagaatttatcaaattaatGATATATTGGAATATTTTCTATCATTCAACACAATCGCTCGTCCCACTAACTGTGAGATAAGTACTTACTTCCTCCGTACTAACTGATATTGAATCTACCGTCATTGAAAAACGTATATGCATtagataaattaaattaagtaAACACATGACAATCTGACTGTTACAAGAAAAAACGTAGCATCTAACAAGTGTGATGCACattgttttaataaaatcattttaaacAGTCATCGACAAATATGTGTTATGTGTTATGTTGAAGGACTATCAGGAAATTTTGTTCAATCAGTCTTtgctatattttaaataacgaaatatgttgaatttttaaaattaaaatatttcaaatattcaatttcaaattaaaattcaatgcatattaaattaaaataataaaattaaaattttcataaaatatttaaaattttattaaaaccctataaatttattgcatatttaTTTTGCTTGTTTCCAAAACAGTACAACCCAAATTTGAAGGAGCTGTACGCCGAAGGATTAAAAATTGAACCGTCATTTAACCGCGCACATtctttataaaatgattaaccCGACACTTGACTCAGAATAGCTCTTAATGTCTGTTTTTCGAACGCATCCCATTTTTCACCTAACGGTACATTTAATACATCTGGCTACAATAGCTTTCATCTTTTCACCAATGTCAAATTCGTCctactattaaaaaaaaaaaaaccggaTGTCCCATCTATATCCAATTCTAGAATAAGTAGCAGCAAATAATTGGATTAAAAATTCAGGAGTATATCATAAAGCGACgaattgaaaaaaattaaatctttatttaatgtGTTCAACGAACTTTCAATTTTAACATAACATTACATGAGTGAGAAATGTACAAAAAGATAATACATTATTTAATACGAAATCATTCATCGATGAATTATTGAAGACATTCAATAATCTGTGGTTGTGCGGACGTAAACCTTTCCAGAAGGCATTGATACTTTGTCCACTCCTTTGGGGAAGAGTTCAATGAGTTCTTTCACAGTTGGAAGTATCATAACTTTTTCACCAGGCTGTAAATACAcagtgaaatatatttttataaagtcACCCCAAAGTATATCCtaagtaaattattaattattattaaaatattcgctaTTGTCGTTATGCTATATCTGCCATAACGCTAtccaaataataaaaaatatacaaataatactAACTTCTAATAAAGCTGTATAATTAATGAGCATGTAAAAAAGAAAGCTTTTCTTACCACCCAGTTAGCAAGGGTTGCTATTTCTGGTCTCTTGTCAACAAGTTGTGAGGAATCTATAACTCTCAGTATTTCActataaatcaaataaaaatcattaatacgtCTATCATCCTATAATACAAGTATTAATTACaggtattaattaattaattaataagtaataTTCTATAGTAAAAAAAAAGGTACTTACTGTACGTTGCGTCCAAAAAAGTCCGGATATCCTATATCATATTCGATTCTGGAATAAGTGGTAGCAAATAAGATACTTATGAGTTATCTAGTAGATCAGTATCACGCtaataaatttttaagtatTTCATCCGGTCTTAAAGATGTTGATTAGATCGAAAAATGATGTAATTCATGTAATTATTTTCGAGTTTATGCAAAATAAGTTTAACGAAGATAATACACACATATAAAATTCAATGCATCTTTATCTTTagataacaataaatatttaattttatatgcgCGCAAATAGGTTCCTAATGAACATATTCGCTAAATATCAAAATGCAATACGATATATAATTGCAAATTGTTAAGACCAGTTTCATTATCAACTGACCCCGCGTATCAACAACTTCATAGaaataaattttgcaatttaATGTAATTCCGATAAAAAATAGAGTATATTAAATGACTACGAAAGTCATTTCGCTATTCCACTTTCCACGCATCAATCACCAGAATTTCATTACATTTTGCATGTCATCCATCAGCTAGCTGGTTATTTTTTACTTCTCTCATtgcgaagcattaaaaatcATACAAACTCATCATTGTCAGTAAGAGCGGAAATATAATCTCTTAACATGATGATTAGACGTATCTATAGCGGCGCTGAATTAACGATATTTTTTGGCGTAATTTGCCACTTTACTTGCGAAAGCTTgcatatgaatatatatacaaGCTGTACAAAAGAATTGGGGACAAACTTTAGTAACATGTAGTACACATCAAAATAAGCAAAAAGATCTTAAGTCACGTTGATCCGAAAgccattaattaataaattaaaaagaattgcGAGAAAACTCAACGAATTGTGTATGTTGAAATGAACagggaaaatattaaatatatactgTAAACTTTACaggtatgtggaaataatatCTTACTGACAAAAATACCTTGTAACACCGAAACTGATGGTTTTTTGATCCATGTTTACCATGACCGTTTTGCTCGCTTTCATGAATACTATATGCTCCTAAAGTCTGTTCCTAATTCTTTCGTACACCCTGTATTTGTGTTATATCTAGTATTATTATTAGCATTATTTTCTCATCTTATTTTATATACGCTTCTAAAATTAATCCTACGCTGTAAAAAGGACTAACGATTTTTTACGATTAAACCAAAGAAGAGCAAATATTGTAAACTCGATAGCATGGACGATAAGAATTATTCATTTTTGATAttgttttctcgaaaacgacgTATCACGAATGATAGAGTTGAATAAACGATAAACTTTGTATCTTCATACTTATTTCAATTACATCAGATTGCATCATTGGCAGACTCCGCAGtgctaataataaataaaaaacataaTTTAACATAGAATAACTCACTTTTATTACATCATTCGTGCTTTGCGGCAAGTTTGTTTTTCTTTCGTATTCTTTGCGGCTTTAAATTTATAAACTATATAACTTAAGAAGCTACTTAGAGATTTCATTAGAAATTTATCTAACTTCAGAACAAAAATGATAAATCCATCGATCTAAATCAATAGCAATATAAAAGTCTTAGGATAAGAGTCATTTTTTCGTCCACGATTTACTGCTAATCTCAAGGTCTTTTTAGTCGATTAGATATATGATTACATTGCATCTAAATGTTACAAGAAGATATGTGTTGAGTTATTTAAGAAATGATACGAATTACTTAATAAACGCCACATTAATTTGATATGCAATTTTCAGGTTGCCGTCCCAGACGTCGTTGAAGCTGCCAAAGATGCGGATATTCTTATTTTTGTAATACCTCATCAGTTTATACGAACACTATGTGCAACATTGCTCGGTAAAATTAAACCAACCGCGGTTGGTGTATCATTAATTAAGGTATTTATTGCTGATTAAATCTTATCAAGTATCTTATTcaatcgttattcgttattaaagATGTTTAATATTTATCAAGGGTTTTGATCGAGGTGATGGAAcgaatatcgaattaatttccAAAATCATTGAAAAAAATTTAAGAATCCAATGTTACGTTTTAATGGGAGCAAATCTAGCTAATGAAGTTGCCGAGGAGAAGTTCTGTGAAACAACTATTGGTAATTATTATCCGACTTATATGATTTAATATTCGATActattgttatatactaatcacaattgctttTCATTATTTATAGGTTGTAGAGATAAACGTTTGGCCCCAGTGTTAAGGGACCTTATTCAAACTCCTAATTTCAGAGTTGTAGTTGTTGAAGACTGTGAAGCTGTTGAAGTATGTGGTGCATTAAAGGTatgcaattatatatatatatataagttctaatattaataaaataatactttttCTTATTTGTGTTTGGTACATTGTAACGCTTATGTTTAGTTTATGCGAGTATACTTTACATATACGTTTCAGAATATCGTGGCATGCGCCGCTGGTTTCGTAGATGGTATGGGACTAGGTGATAATACAAAAGCTGCTGTTATCAGATTGGGATTAATGGAAATGGTCAAGTTCGTAGACACATTTTACAGTGGCTCGAAACTTTCAACGTTCTTCGAAAGTTGCGGTGTAGCAGATTTGATAACTACTTGCTACGGTGGAAGAAATCGCAGAGTTTGCGAGCAATATGTTAAAACTGGAAAAGTATACATTTCATTTATTcgtatattctttattttacatCTTCTATACCTCGTTTCATCTTAAAAAgtgaattaaatatttcataaaattatcgTATGTTTCCTACTAGACTATTAGGCAGCTCGAAGAGGAACTTTTAGGTGGTCAAAAATTGCAAGGACCAGCCACAGCTGATGAAGTTCACGGAATGCTAAAAGCTAAGAATTTGCTAGAAAAATTCCCGTTATTTACTGCTGTACACCGCATCTGCACTGAACAAATAAGACCAGCAGATTTACTTGACCAAATTCGTAATCATCCTGAACATGTGTTAGTATTAAACTACGTTTATTTGTTACTTATGTATCCATTAAATCTCACAAATCAAGTTTACAAAATAAATATCTCATTAGGTTTGCACCAAAAACATTGTATATGTACTAAGTATTGTCCTCATCTTccctttttatcattttttgtgttgagaaactgtaaaaattgttttttaacaagTACAAAACCCACTTATATCGGGTGAGATAGATATCGGCCGTATATACGGATGAGATGCTGTATcatatagaaatgtacaaagatAGGTGAGAACTGATTAACACATTCCATCAATATAAAAGGATAACATTCAAAATAAGTAAGTACCCCTTCAATATAGATGTTTTTATCATAAATATGACTTGCAAATTGTTTGTCATTcagttgaaaataattaatgtaataatattgttaataaatattaacaaattatttttGTACTTTTTAGGATGAAGGTCGAAGGTGGTAAATGAATACAATAAGTTACGGAATGTAAACATCTTGACAGCTCTAAGAAAACACTTAGAAATCATTAAAAGGAAAAATCAATTATtagaaaaaatgtaatattacagATATTTTGCAATAATTAGTTATAATTGGCTACTGTTTTTCTCCTGATGATTAATATACAATTGttctataaaatatgtaataagaTATTGTACTTTATTTATTCCTAGAATTAATAATTTGTGCAATGTGTCTTTGAAAATATTGGAAAtggttatttaatattcatagaaaattcaaAGTAACAAGTGTTAAAAATAATCATCAAGTATTAGAAAGGACAATATTAAAGAATTAATTACATCagcatattttttcataaagcAACACATTCTCTTTTTATTCTAGACTTAATTATCTAACATATTACAAAATCAGAATTTGTTTTACATTTTCAATTACTATTTTGGTTTATCTTTTGAAGTGGATATACTTAGATCTACATCTTTATTACTACTGTTACATTCCTCATCCTTGTAAGGTACACTATCTATCAATTTATCAGGTGTAAGACGTAATTCTAGAACATTATGAAACTAAGTTggaaagaaataatataaattattcatattttaaaaatattaccgAAAGTTCCAGGCTTTGTTTCAACTGCTTGAATTACTGTTGTTCGTAGTTCGTATTCTACTTCTTCCGCAAATTTGTTTAGCTAAAACAATATTCATTtaacatttatattaaatatcttttttcttttattttgcatGGTTAAGCGGTAGAAAATATAAGAGGTGCTTCAACAAGCCAAGATAAAACGAAAACAAAGAGTAAAATAATTGCGTTTGAGATTATATTCATTAATTATTAACATTAGGAAAAATGGCGAAATGTGCCTGAAACGCGGCAACCTTCTCTATACAAACGAATATTGGGCAACCTAAACGACGGGGCATGCAGTAATAATCGTTGAGGAGACTTTTCATACCGTAAACGATCCTGTACTTTATAAGAAAAattgtacattaaacatttaacCTTCCTGCTCACACAAAtccataataaaatatcaaagcaCATCCTACGAAATTCCTAAGTGAAGAGAATAAAGAGGATTAATATCTCCTTTAGTCCTCAAACTTGTTCGCATACTTGACGAatttatatcgtattgtatCCCGAAAATAAGCATTTCCATCGTTTTTCTAAATCTCTTTATGATTCCGTGACTTGTATCAGCTTATACCGTcgtatataatatttctaaatcaAAATTTTACCTCTTCAATAGCAGCTGGGTTTGTGACATTTTTGTACTTTTTGTACTCTTCGTTTAACTTATTCCTTGTAACTAAGTAACATTTATCCAAATATTACGCATTcaaagaatatttaataatgttaaaatatttgtaccTTGTAATGCATGGTCATCACCTTGAAAAGTAGCCATCCGCGTACGATGCAGTTTTTTAAATGTGCGTAAGACCTAAAGGAGACAAATAATCtactaaatataaataaacaattctttatttttcgttATACACTTACTGAGAATTTATTGCACAGATACGAAATTTTGCTGTTATAAAACGTATCTCATGTCTAGTAACCTTTCGAGATTCAAAATTAGATTAAAACAACTAACGCGTGAGACACGATTTTCCAAGCTCTTAGTAAATAAATACTACATATTTTGTCGACAACGATAAATGCAGGAAAGGGCAGCAAGCAAGGATGAAAGAGATATTGGAAACCACTAAACTATATAATGTTTAGCCTCAATCTCTTTTAGTCAAACGAAAGTTTAACAAATATCTTTACAAAATTTCCATTAACACATTGACGTTTGACGAGGCGTTTGGAGCAGCACTTGACGATTTGGGTATGCGGCGATTTCACGTTCTTCCTTTTCAACAGTGTTACACTGGAGGAAACTGCTGTAACTGTTAACTAATTAACATTTCACGAAGAAATTTTAGAGAAAGGTGTAAATTACTTTTTTTGCATAAAaacttatattttttaattttagtaattgccTGGAGAGATGTTTACTCCCGGTTTCTGCAATACCTTCAAATTGTTCATCAGCCGTAAAGAAATATCTTATTCTATTATAAGCAGTATTATCTACAATATATTATTACAGTCCATTGCTCTAACGTATGTAATCTCGATGTCAATAATCACGGAATATAAGAATATAACAGAAAGTTAAATctataaacaatttttttcaatttttgggATATCTAATATGGCATTTCGAGAGAGAAACTGGACCATTTATAGCgccttataaatttatattgagACAATTTATATcgatgtataaaaatattagcACTAAACCTACCAGCGCCGTTCAAATTGACCGTTTTCAAACTTCTACAAATTTAACCATATTTAAACGTTATCATATCGCTTCATAATTTCTGACTAAAACatgcatacaatatatttttcggtatttacttttagtttgcctttttctcttctaagaaaaaattgtattctacCTTGCCTACCGCGggcagtcaatttgactggccgacaaaatattttagttaatcttaatataaatgtaatcagtacaaaaaaaaaaggctATCTCAAGGTCAGATGACAAACAAAAtcagtaataacaaataataacaacTGTTACGCCCGTAATCTTGTCATAAATCATAATCTATCCCTCGATCAAGATGACCACCAGCTATCAAGACATCAACTCAGGCCCataataatcctaaggaactatcctaaggaataaaattaataattttttacggtccattgttacaaacattttaaaagtcgAGGAGTTTCTTAGAGTTATTGCTTATTGCGATAAAACACAAAAAAGTGGGTTTTTCCCAACTTTACCCTCGAGTAACCGTTGGTGGAGAACGGCCAATATTCATCAATATTTTCGTATAAATATCGCCGTCGCAGATGCATTTATTGCTCTGCTATACACCCGCGGTGCATATCAAGCAAAGAATTTAGATGTCTcatatttgtggaataaaatttgtagacctgcatttttttcaaaaacaatGAGCAGGAATGACTTTGCTGAAATTATGAGATTTACGAGGTTTATGAGGAAAGAAGCCAACGTTTACGAACTAATAAATTTGCAATGATATTTACAGTATGGTACCGATTTATAGAGAAGTCACAAAATTGTTACAAACATGGTGCATACATTACTTTCGTATAAAGAATCGCGGGGAAAAAACCATGCAATAGAACTATCAATAAGTTCAGATTCATTACTAGAAAAATCTTGtcgaataaaaaattgtaaaggttagaaaattacaaaaatttgtttaagatgCGGGAAATATGTATGCAGCAAATGTACATttgataataagataatttgtaaaaaatacagCGGAGTTGAATAAGATACATCTCTATATAAATAAGAGAGTAATTTTATTTAAgtctataattgaaattaaacaaaagtaaatttgaacgaaattttatgaaagatGACCATTTTATATACATCCAGttataaattaaccattatctAAATTAAATCATAAAAACTATTACTTCTTTAATCACCGGTCATTTTGATCGCACACGGTAGGGATAGGTATAAACGAAGTGTCGGTAGGTTTAGCATTAATGATACAGGCTTTAAAATTACTTCTCTTAGACATTAAAGACTAGTAAAAAGTaacaataaaagaagaaaagaaaattatctAGATACTAGATTATCTAGATAATTGGGAATATATGCAAAGGGATTGGAAATGAAAAAGTTCCCCAATGGGCGTACGTCTGCCTTAGTTAAAAAGCCTAAGAAAGATACCGACTGATTAAGAATTCATATCAGTCGGTAAAATGTAATTATAGAAAtcaaaataatacatttttatcaTAAATAATTTAGAATATTGTATATTACCTCAtagtaattatttaattatttgaaattatttttatagtcGTCGTTGCAATAGTGTTTTCTCATCAATGTTTTCAACTCTGCCGACTACTTCTtatctttttccttcctttacTCATTCTGTTTTACATGCATCCTTATCGACAAAATACGAGGAGCTTAAAAAACTCGTCTCTATTTCGCTAAGTAGAGTTCCCGAGTTCCGAACAGTTCAGTAATTTTCACTATATATGTACTACTCGACTTATCTTCTTTTGTCGCTTGCCGCCAGAATCTTGTTTCTAGCGTTTTCAATATTTGCATTAGTTGTCATATTCGTATTTAAAAAATCCTAATACAAATAATTAGTTAGCatcaaaaagaataaaatatgaaaaaatggaAATAGACATGTACTGGCATATACTGTAAtaactgaatattataataaacaacTAAACTCTTCTTACCAATAAAATCAGAATCCTACAACAAATGCAGAGAAATGATAAAAAATTAACATTAACAGATAATGCAAATCTATTAAAACAGTAAGTGAAGTTACAGTAAAGATCCTTTATATGCAAAAGATTGCATGTTGTAAGTTCAAGTTTTATCTCTTCTATAGCCCAGCAGCTTTCCTTTCAAGCCCGTATTGCCTTCGTATTAGTAAAACGACACTAACCAAcaacgaaatatttttatctttgatttttcgttaatggaaatttcattaacatactagtaatatttttctaattaaattaaaaccaaACACTGTAggtattattacaaaatttgatttatcttaGAGATCTTTCTTCCTTGTTCACTGTATTTATTGTTTTACAAAAAGCTTGGAAAATCTTTTAATGAATTACTTTTAATGATGAACATGCCTTTTTAATTGTTCTGATGAATGTATCCAATTAACCCCATATTTGTTAGCTATAAtagctataacataataattttACCACATTACAATAACTCAA is a window from the Bombus affinis isolate iyBomAffi1 chromosome 9, iyBomAffi1.2, whole genome shotgun sequence genome containing:
- the LOC126920317 gene encoding glycerol-3-phosphate dehydrogenase [NAD(+)], cytoplasmic-like, which codes for MTTEGKKRVCIVGSGNWGSAIAKIVGANAVKYNNIFETRVTMYVYEEIVNSQKLTDIINQLHENVKYLPGHKLPENIVAVPDVVEAAKDADILIFVIPHQFIRTLCATLLGKIKPTAVGVSLIKGFDRGDGTNIELISKIIEKNLRIQCYVLMGANLANEVAEEKFCETTIGCRDKRLAPVLRDLIQTPNFRVVVVEDCEAVEVCGALKNIVACAAGFVDGMGLGDNTKAAVIRLGLMEMVKFVDTFYSGSKLSTFFESCGVADLITTCYGGRNRRVCEQYVKTGKTIRQLEEELLGGQKLQGPATADEVHGMLKAKNLLEKFPLFTAVHRICTEQIRPADLLDQIRNHPEHVMKVEGGK
- the LOC126920322 gene encoding complex III assembly factor LYRM7 isoform X2; the encoded protein is MATFQGDDHALQVTRNKLNEEYKKYKNVTNPAAIEELNKFAEEVEYELRTTVIQAVETKPGTFELRLTPDKLIDSVPYKDEECNSSNKDVDLSISTSKDKPK
- the LOC126920321 gene encoding peroxiredoxin-6-like, which translates into the protein MRLNSIFPNFEIDSTKGKINFYDWQGDSWVVLFSHPADFTPVCTTELGRLAVHQPSFERRNTKLLAHSVDKLQDHIDWVNDIKSYCHDIPGEFPYPILADHDRKLAVKLDMIDEDSKDDPDKALTVRALYIISPDHRLRLSMHYPTSTGRNVDEILRVIDSLQLVDKRPEVATPANWVPGEKVMILPTVKDEELIELFPKGVDKVSMPSGKVYVRTTTDY
- the LOC126920322 gene encoding complex III assembly factor LYRM7 isoform X1; protein product: MGDNLRLKVLRTFKKLHRTRMATFQGDDHALQVTRNKLNEEYKKYKNVTNPAAIEELNKFAEEVEYELRTTVIQAVETKPGTFELRLTPDKLIDSVPYKDEECNSSNKDVDLSISTSKDKPK